One stretch of Rattus norvegicus strain BN/NHsdMcwi chromosome 12, GRCr8, whole genome shotgun sequence DNA includes these proteins:
- the Gpc2 gene encoding glypican-2 precursor, protein MSAVRPLLLLLLPLCPGPGPGHGSEAKVVRSCAETRQVLGARGYSLNLIPPSLISGEHLQICPQEYTCCSSETEQKLIRDAEVTFRGLVEDSGSFLIHTLAARHRKFNEFFREMLSISQHSLAQLFSHSYGRLYSQHAVIFNSLFSGLRDYYEKSGEGLDDTLADFWAQLLERAFPLLHPQYSFPPDFLLCLTRLTSTADGSLQPFGDSPRRLRLQITRALVAARALVQGLETGRNVVSEALKVPMLEGCRQALMRLIGCPLCRGVPSLMPCRGFCLNVAHGCLSSRGLEPEWGGYLDGLLLLAEKLQGPFSFELAAESIGVKISEGLMHLQENSVKVSAKVFQECGTPHPVQSRNRRAPAPREETSRSWRSSAEEERPTTAAGTNLHRLVWELRERLSRVRGFWAGLPVTVCGDSRMAADLSQEAAPCWTGVGRGRYMSPVVVGSLNEQLHNPELDTSSPDVPTRRRRLHLRAATARMKAAALGQDLDMHDADEDASGSGGGQQYADDWKAGAAPVVPPARPPRPPRPPRRDGLGVRGGSGSARYNQGRSRNLGSSVGLHAPRVFILLPSALTLLGLR, encoded by the exons ATGTCCGCGGTGCGACCTCTCCTGCTTTTGCTGCTCCCTCTGTGTCCCGGTCCAGGACCGGGACATGGGAGTGAAGCAAAGGTCGTCCGGAGTTGTGCAGAGACTCGGCAGGTGCTGGGGGCCCGGGGATATAGCTTAAAccttatccctccctccctcatctcag GTGAGCACCTTCAGATCTGTCCTCAGGAGTACACCTGCTGTTCCAGTGAGACAGAGCAGAAGTTGATCCGGGATGCTGAGGTCACCTTCCGTGGCTTGGTGGAAGACAGTGGCTCCTTCCTGATTCACACGCTGGCTGCCCGCCACAGAAAGTTTAACG AGTTTTTTCGGGAGATGCTGTCTATATCCCAGCATTCTTTGGCCCAGCTCTTCTCGCATTCCTATGGTCGCCTGTATTCCCAGCATGCCGTCATCTTCAATAGCCTGTTCTCCGGCCTGCGGGACTACTATGAGAAGTCTGGCGAGGGGTTAGATGACACCTTGGCAGACTTCTGGGCCCAGCTCCTGGAGAGAGCCTTCCCTTTGCTGCACCCACAATACAGTTTCCCTCCTGATTTCCTGCTCTGCCTTACTCGGCTCACTTCAACTGCTGATGGCTCTCTGCAGCCCTTCGGGGACTCACCCCGCCGCCTCCGCCTACAG ATAACCCGGGCACTGGTGGCAGCCCGGGCCTTGGTCCAGGGTCTGGAGACCGGAAGAAATGTGGTCAGCGAAGCACTTAAG GTACCCATGTTGGAAGGCTGCAGACAGGCCCTCATGCGTCTGATCGGCTGCCCACTTTGTCGGGGAGTACCCTCGCTTATGCCCTGCCGGGGCTTCTGCCTCAATGTGGCCCACGGCTGTCTCAGCAGCAGGGGATTGGAGCCTGAATGGGGCGGATATCTGG aTGGTCTCCTGCTGCTGGCTGAGAAACTCCAGGGACCCTTTTCCTTCGAGCTGGCTGCTGAGTCCATAGGggtgaagatctcagaaggtttGATGCACTTGCAGGAAAACAGTGTAAAGGTGTCAGCCAAG GTGTTTCAGGAATGTGGGACGCCTCACCCGGTGCAATCCCGTAACCGGCGAGCACCAGCACCCCGGGAAGAGACTAGCCGGTCTTGGAGGTCGTCAGCTGAGGAAGAACGCCCCACAACAGCGGCAGGCACTAATCTGCACCGTCTG GTTTGGGAGCTCCGAGAGAGGCTTAGCCGAGTGCGGGGCTTCTGGGCTGGACTTCCCGTTACGGTGTGTGGGGACTCCCGCATGGCGGCAGATCTCTCCCAGGAGGCGGCACCCTGCTGGACTGGGGTTGGGAGAGGCCG GTATATGTCGCCTGTGGTCGTGGGCTCCTTGAACGAGCAGCTCCATAACCCGGAGTTGGATACTTCGAGTCCCGATGTCCCGACACGTCGGCGGAGGCTCCATCTCCGAGCAGCTACTGCTCGAATGAAGGCGGCTGCGCTGGGCCAGGACCTTGACATGCATGATGCGG ATGAAGACGCCAGTGGCTCCGGAGGGGGACAGCAGTACGCAGACGACTGGAAAGCTGGGGCAGCGCCTGTGGTTCCCCCAGCCAGGCCTCCAAGGCCACCTCGTCCTCCTCGAAGGGATGGTCTTGGAGTGAGAGGAGGAAGTGGCAGTGCCAGATACAACCAGGGCCGAAGCAGGAATCTGGGGTCGTCTGTTGGCCTCCATGCCCCACGTGTCTTCATTCTCCTCCCCTCAGCCCTGACCCTGCTTGGACTTCGATAA
- the Gpc2 gene encoding glypican-2 isoform X2, with protein MLEGCRQALMRLIGCPLCRGVPSLMPCRGFCLNVAHGCLSSRGLEPEWGGYLDGLLLLAEKLQGPFSFELAAESIGVKISEGLMHLQENSVKVSAKVFQECGTPHPVQSRNRRAPAPREETSRSWRSSAEEERPTTAAGTNLHRLVWELRERLSRVRGFWAGLPVTVCGDSRMAADLSQEAAPCWTGVGRGRYMSPVVVGSLNEQLHNPELDTSSPDVPTRRRRLHLRAATARMKAAALGQDLDMHDADEDASGSGGGQQYADDWKAGAAPVVPPARPPRPPRPPRRDGLGVRGGSGSARYNQGRSRNLGSSVGLHAPRVFILLPSALTLLGLR; from the exons ATGTTGGAAGGCTGCAGACAGGCCCTCATGCGTCTGATCGGCTGCCCACTTTGTCGGGGAGTACCCTCGCTTATGCCCTGCCGGGGCTTCTGCCTCAATGTGGCCCACGGCTGTCTCAGCAGCAGGGGATTGGAGCCTGAATGGGGCGGATATCTGG aTGGTCTCCTGCTGCTGGCTGAGAAACTCCAGGGACCCTTTTCCTTCGAGCTGGCTGCTGAGTCCATAGGggtgaagatctcagaaggtttGATGCACTTGCAGGAAAACAGTGTAAAGGTGTCAGCCAAG GTGTTTCAGGAATGTGGGACGCCTCACCCGGTGCAATCCCGTAACCGGCGAGCACCAGCACCCCGGGAAGAGACTAGCCGGTCTTGGAGGTCGTCAGCTGAGGAAGAACGCCCCACAACAGCGGCAGGCACTAATCTGCACCGTCTG GTTTGGGAGCTCCGAGAGAGGCTTAGCCGAGTGCGGGGCTTCTGGGCTGGACTTCCCGTTACGGTGTGTGGGGACTCCCGCATGGCGGCAGATCTCTCCCAGGAGGCGGCACCCTGCTGGACTGGGGTTGGGAGAGGCCG GTATATGTCGCCTGTGGTCGTGGGCTCCTTGAACGAGCAGCTCCATAACCCGGAGTTGGATACTTCGAGTCCCGATGTCCCGACACGTCGGCGGAGGCTCCATCTCCGAGCAGCTACTGCTCGAATGAAGGCGGCTGCGCTGGGCCAGGACCTTGACATGCATGATGCGG ATGAAGACGCCAGTGGCTCCGGAGGGGGACAGCAGTACGCAGACGACTGGAAAGCTGGGGCAGCGCCTGTGGTTCCCCCAGCCAGGCCTCCAAGGCCACCTCGTCCTCCTCGAAGGGATGGTCTTGGAGTGAGAGGAGGAAGTGGCAGTGCCAGATACAACCAGGGCCGAAGCAGGAATCTGGGGTCGTCTGTTGGCCTCCATGCCCCACGTGTCTTCATTCTCCTCCCCTCAGCCCTGACCCTGCTTGGACTTCGATAA
- the Gpc2 gene encoding glypican-2 isoform X1 yields the protein MSAVRPLLLLLLPLCPGPGPGHGSEAKVVRSCAETRQVLGARGYSLNLIPPSLISGEHLQICPQEYTCCSSETEQKLIRDAEVTFRGLVEDSGSFLIHTLAARHRKFNEFFREMLSISQHSLAQLFSHSYGRLYSQHAVIFNSLFSGLRDYYEKSGEGLDDTLADFWAQLLERAFPLLHPQYSFPPDFLLCLTRLTSTADGSLQPFGDSPRRLRLQITRALVAARALVQGLETGRNVVSEALKVPMLEGCRQALMRLIGCPLCRGVPSLMPCRGFCLNVAHGCLSSRGLEPEWGGYLDGLLLLAEKLQGPFSFELAAESIGVKISEGLMHLQENSVKVSAKVFQECGTPHPVQSRNRRAPAPREETSRSWRSSAEEERPTTAAGTNLHRLVWELRERLSRVRGFWAGLPVTVCGDSRMAADLSQEAAPCWTGVGRGR from the exons ATGTCCGCGGTGCGACCTCTCCTGCTTTTGCTGCTCCCTCTGTGTCCCGGTCCAGGACCGGGACATGGGAGTGAAGCAAAGGTCGTCCGGAGTTGTGCAGAGACTCGGCAGGTGCTGGGGGCCCGGGGATATAGCTTAAAccttatccctccctccctcatctcag GTGAGCACCTTCAGATCTGTCCTCAGGAGTACACCTGCTGTTCCAGTGAGACAGAGCAGAAGTTGATCCGGGATGCTGAGGTCACCTTCCGTGGCTTGGTGGAAGACAGTGGCTCCTTCCTGATTCACACGCTGGCTGCCCGCCACAGAAAGTTTAACG AGTTTTTTCGGGAGATGCTGTCTATATCCCAGCATTCTTTGGCCCAGCTCTTCTCGCATTCCTATGGTCGCCTGTATTCCCAGCATGCCGTCATCTTCAATAGCCTGTTCTCCGGCCTGCGGGACTACTATGAGAAGTCTGGCGAGGGGTTAGATGACACCTTGGCAGACTTCTGGGCCCAGCTCCTGGAGAGAGCCTTCCCTTTGCTGCACCCACAATACAGTTTCCCTCCTGATTTCCTGCTCTGCCTTACTCGGCTCACTTCAACTGCTGATGGCTCTCTGCAGCCCTTCGGGGACTCACCCCGCCGCCTCCGCCTACAG ATAACCCGGGCACTGGTGGCAGCCCGGGCCTTGGTCCAGGGTCTGGAGACCGGAAGAAATGTGGTCAGCGAAGCACTTAAG GTACCCATGTTGGAAGGCTGCAGACAGGCCCTCATGCGTCTGATCGGCTGCCCACTTTGTCGGGGAGTACCCTCGCTTATGCCCTGCCGGGGCTTCTGCCTCAATGTGGCCCACGGCTGTCTCAGCAGCAGGGGATTGGAGCCTGAATGGGGCGGATATCTGG aTGGTCTCCTGCTGCTGGCTGAGAAACTCCAGGGACCCTTTTCCTTCGAGCTGGCTGCTGAGTCCATAGGggtgaagatctcagaaggtttGATGCACTTGCAGGAAAACAGTGTAAAGGTGTCAGCCAAG GTGTTTCAGGAATGTGGGACGCCTCACCCGGTGCAATCCCGTAACCGGCGAGCACCAGCACCCCGGGAAGAGACTAGCCGGTCTTGGAGGTCGTCAGCTGAGGAAGAACGCCCCACAACAGCGGCAGGCACTAATCTGCACCGTCTG GTTTGGGAGCTCCGAGAGAGGCTTAGCCGAGTGCGGGGCTTCTGGGCTGGACTTCCCGTTACGGTGTGTGGGGACTCCCGCATGGCGGCAGATCTCTCCCAGGAGGCGGCACCCTGCTGGACTGGGGTTGGGAGAGGCCG ATGA